AAACTGGAAATCGAGTTTGGTATTTTTAAGCAGGTTGATAAGCACCTGTTTAACAGATTCATCCTTTGATTTAAGGGTCACGCGATAAGGAGAAACCGCTTCTTCATTGAAGATAAACTTTATTTTACTTTTGTTCTCTATCTCCGAAAATGCCTGTTTTAAAGTGATATTATTAAAACTTACACTGATCTTCGTGTCTTCTGATTTCTGCGCAGAAGATATAAATGGACATAAAATCAATAAAAGAGATAAAAGACTGAGTGAACTTCGCCGAAAGACGCGCAGGGGGTTACAAACAAGCAGTAAACTGCGAGCATAATTTTTCATACCTTTGATGGTGTTTTTTTATTAAAAAAGACATTGATAAAGCATAATAGATCAGTATAGTGATTGGCGTTACCTACTGATTTAGCTTGGAAGCCGGAAAGGAACTAACTTTCCGGTTTTTTGTTTGAAGTAGCTTTTTAAATCATAGTTTTTGGTTTAGTTTTACAATAGTTTGGTTGGTTGTTGCAGTGGTTATGGTTTACGGTGAAATATTTTTATGTTTTTATTTTCAACATGATATTGCAGGCCTTTGGTTAAAACAAGCTGATTGAGCACATCATATAGGTTTTCTGATGCTTCAAATGCACCGGAAAAGTGATAATCGCTAATGGATTCATCTTCAAAATCGATTTTTACATTGTATTTATTCTCCAGTAAACTGGCTGCCTGACTGAAGCTTTCATTCACAAATAACAGTTTACCATCCATCCAGCCTAATGCATCTTTAGCCTCTACATCATTCTTCTGCATGAAGCCCGATTTTTTAGCGTAAGTAATTTGCTGATTTGGCAATAAAAAATATTGCTGACGACCTGAATCAGCAGAATGGTTGTCTACAGATACTTTCCCCCTCGATACAGTAACGATAACATTAGGGTTAAATTTGTAAGCCCTGATGTTAAAAGCCGTTCCAAGTACCGTTGTTTTTGTTTTATCTGCCTTTACAATAAATGGCTTCTTGGAGTCATGTCTGATATCAAAATAGGCTTCGCCTTCCAGTAGGACCACTTCACGCACTTTACTTTTAAACTGCTCAGGATAACTCAATCTGGTACCCGCATTCAAAAGAACAACAGAACCATCCGGTAAAGTTACTTTTTCACGCTCAGCATTCTTTGTTGCTACAATAATCTGGGGATAGGTAATCAGCTGATCCAGTAGCTCATCTTTAAATAAAAACCCTATTGAAATCCCAACTAAAAGCACAGCAGCAGTGGACAGTACAGCTATTCTTTTTAGGATAAGTCTGTTTTTACTTTCTTTATTTATATTTAAAAGCAGTCGATTTAGTATTCTTTCTTCTGCCGCTTCTTCATCACCCATCGATTTCTCATTCCATGAGTCCGGATTTTTTTTAAAAGCATCAACAACATCATACAGTTTCTGCGCATCTGCTGCTTTATCCTGTTCTTTTTGATTATTACTTTTAAAAAATGAGAAAATCATATTATTCTTTTGATATAAAGACACAGTAAAGTGGGCTATCCCCCAAAGGATTTTGATTTTTATTTAAAAATAGTAAATAGAAGTCCTGAGCATAGCAGAAAATCACCCAGTTTAATACGCAGTTGGCGCAAACCTATCGTAATTTGGTTTTCTACAGTTTTCGGCGTAATGTTTAATTTAGAAGCGATCTCCTTATTGGAGAGGTGTTCCTTTCTACTCATCAGCAGGATGGTCCTGCATCTTTCTGGCAACCCATCAAGAGCTAAATTGTACACTTTATCAAGTTCTTTAGAATTGAACTCATCTTCTGTGAGTGATTCAGAAGAAACTGGCACAGGTTGAGCACTTATTGCTTTTAAAAGGTTTTTTTCAGAACGTATTTTATTAAGTGTTCTGTTTTTGACTGCAATGTATAAATAGTCTTTTAGCGATTTCAGCTCCACAGAAGCCCTTTTGTTCCATAAAAACAAGAAAACATCGTGGATAAGATCTTCACAGGTTTCCTGATTTGGAAATATTTTAAAAGCACAGCGATATAATTCAGACCAATATCGTTTGTAAATACAAACAAAAGCAATTTGATTATGCGCCTTCATCAATCCGATAAGCTCTTCATCTGATAATTCTGAAAAATCTGTATTCCCCTTCATTACTCTATTAAATACGATATAATCTATTAATGAGCGCTAATTTTATTCCCCGCAAATTAGTCCACTAAATTAGTAGATTAAATTCAAATATTCGTATATAAATGCCAACTTAAGATTTAATAATTAAATTTAAGTTCTTTTTTATAAAAAAACCAAAGTCAATCATTTAGTAAAGCAAAATTTTCAAATAAAAAAGGCCAATCTTAAATTTCGAAGTTCTTATCTTGACATCCACATCAAAATAAAGCTTTTACTTTTTAAAAATGACCTTTTACGCTAACAAAATCAACCGCTAGCAGCTTAATTTTAAAAAAACCTCAAATTAGTTTTTATACTCTTTTAACAGCACATCCATATCACTCATTAATTGAGCCACATCCTTATCTTGGGTACCATCATACGCCCCCCTGATGCGTTTTTCTTTGTCGACAAGCACTAAATAACCCTGATGAACAAATCCTCCCGGAGCATTTTTATCTTCCTGTGCTGCAACCAGGTAATTACGTTCTGCCAAAGCATAAATTTCATCCCTACTACCCCATAGATATTCCCACTGTGTACCCTCTACGCCCAGTTTTCTGGCATAAGTCTTCATTCTTGAAGGGGTATCGTATTTTACATCAATTGTATGAGAAGCCAATTTAACTTCCGGATTACCTTTATACTTTTGGTATACCTTTAGCAAATTCCTATGCATAACCGGACAAATAGTTGGACATGAAGTAAAGAAGAAATCCGCTACATAAATAGTTCCGTCAAAATTCTTTTCGGTAACTACAGTACTATCCTGGTTTAACAGTTTAAAAGTCGGTATGGTCCTGAAGGTAGAATCTATTACTTTTTTACCCTCAACCGTCCGCTCAGTAGTTTCCAGTTGTAAGAATGGCAAACGTTTTGGCTTGTCCTTGCAGCTAAAAAGAACCAGGCTCAATAACACTAAATATAGCCCGGACCACTTCATTTTTTCTTGAATTTATTTAAATAATCATCCGATAATTTGATCTCAACTTTATACAGACTATCAATCGCAGCTATTTTAGATTTTTCTGATTCAAAATACTGTACAGCTGCCTCATTTGATTTACCGGTTACATCGGGTTCAAATTTATGCATCCAATCGTTCATGCTATCTTCTGCCACTGTTAACTTGCTCAATAAAGCTGTGATTTCTGTTTTTTCTTTTAGGGTATCAACTTCTGGGAACTTATTTTTAAGCCCTTTAATATCTTTCAGCATCGTATCCAATGCCATCTGGTTGTTTACGATTTTACCATGATCAGCCATCACTACATCATGAAATTTCATAACTTCATCGCGTACCACTTTGTAATCTGCCTTTTGCGTACAGGCTACTGCTGCAATAGCGATAATTAGTGCTCCAATTGATTTCTTCATTTTTGATTTTTGTTTAAAAATACGTGTTTTTAATAAATACAATTACTGCTTTAAACCAGTGTAATATATTGTTGACCCTTTTTCTCCTTCTCGTACCCAAGCGATGAGCATTCCATTATTAACAGTAGTTAAAACAGCGTGATGATCTGCTTGCTTCCCATTAGTTAGCGCTATGCTTTTTTCCGGATTGCCATCTTTTAAAATTCTCAAAATAATCTTCGACATACCTGCTGGAGCATGACTCATCATTCCTCCTTTTGAATGTGAATGTTCCATCTTCATCGGTTCATGTTCCATCTCTTCAACCTCTTCGCAAACCATAGCCGCTTTTCCATCTGCTAATGCCACCATTTGAGGATGTCTACCAGATGCAGTAATCAGATTACGACGACGAAAACCAGAATCAGTAGCTGATGTACCATATAAACCGGGACTTCCCCCTGCAGTAAACCAAACCGCCTGAAGCGTATGGTTTGCAACAGCAAGCGTAGGACCTGAATGCGGGCAGCCATCAATTTCCCAGTTATCGTTACTAATCACCTTTGCAGGAGTAAATGTTTGACCATTATCTGTAGATAATTTATAAACCATGTCCCGGACTTGCTTGCCCGCAAGTACATTCGGGAGCATAATACTTCTATAAGCCAAGTGTAAATTTCCATCCTTATCGGTTAAAAGATCTGTTCTGCAGCACTCGCAAGTACCTTTATCCAAACAAGTATCTGTAGCAAAGCCCTTGCCCTTTTCTGTCCGGTTAAAAAATAAGGCTGAACCTTTAACAGACTTACCATAACGCCCATCCAGCCATATTGCAGCTAATTCACCATCTTTCAATTTGGCGACATCAAAGAAACTACGCCCATAAGCGTGGCTGGTATCTGAATGTAAAAATTTGGCATCCGACCAATTTTTACCACCATTTTCCGTCATACTATAATAAATTGCTCCGGCATACGGATTCTTTTCATCGGGAAATCTTTTAGCGAAAATGGCGATTACAGTACCATCTTCTTTAAAAGCGACCTTAGCCATACTCTCTGCAGAAACACCACAACCGGCAGAAGTGGATACTGTGAGCGCTTCACCAAACGCATCCTTCTGCTGATCATATACCGCATATTTCAATCGGTATAATGAATCCTTTCCGTCTTGTTCAGACCAGCACAATACCGGATTTCCTTTATGATCCGTAGTAAAATAGGGCCCAACAGCTGCTATTCCAGCAGTATTTAGCATTTTAGGTTCATTTGTTACCGGCTTGCTTTTACAAGCAGCCAGTAACATAGTAACTATAACCAAAGAAAAATATATCTTGTTCATGTTCATTAGAATATATATTTAACATTTAAACCGGCATAACCGTTTCTTTTAGGTGACGGATTAAAATAAGCAGGTTGTGCACCGCCAAATCCTACCGCATTTAAGGAAACGATAGAACTATAGCTTTTATTCAGGATGTTATCCAAACCAGCATACAGATTTGTTTCTAAACAC
This is a stretch of genomic DNA from Candidatus Pedobacter colombiensis. It encodes these proteins:
- a CDS encoding SCO family protein, translating into MKWSGLYLVLLSLVLFSCKDKPKRLPFLQLETTERTVEGKKVIDSTFRTIPTFKLLNQDSTVVTEKNFDGTIYVADFFFTSCPTICPVMHRNLLKVYQKYKGNPEVKLASHTIDVKYDTPSRMKTYARKLGVEGTQWEYLWGSRDEIYALAERNYLVAAQEDKNAPGGFVHQGYLVLVDKEKRIRGAYDGTQDKDVAQLMSDMDVLLKEYKN
- a CDS encoding FecR domain-containing protein yields the protein MIFSFFKSNNQKEQDKAADAQKLYDVVDAFKKNPDSWNEKSMGDEEAAEERILNRLLLNINKESKNRLILKRIAVLSTAAVLLVGISIGFLFKDELLDQLITYPQIIVATKNAEREKVTLPDGSVVLLNAGTRLSYPEQFKSKVREVVLLEGEAYFDIRHDSKKPFIVKADKTKTTVLGTAFNIRAYKFNPNVIVTVSRGKVSVDNHSADSGRQQYFLLPNQQITYAKKSGFMQKNDVEAKDALGWMDGKLLFVNESFSQAASLLENKYNVKIDFEDESISDYHFSGAFEASENLYDVLNQLVLTKGLQYHVENKNIKIFHRKP
- a CDS encoding RNA polymerase sigma-70 factor, translated to MKGNTDFSELSDEELIGLMKAHNQIAFVCIYKRYWSELYRCAFKIFPNQETCEDLIHDVFLFLWNKRASVELKSLKDYLYIAVKNRTLNKIRSEKNLLKAISAQPVPVSSESLTEDEFNSKELDKVYNLALDGLPERCRTILLMSRKEHLSNKEIASKLNITPKTVENQITIGLRQLRIKLGDFLLCSGLLFTIFK